One window from the genome of Pseudomonadota bacterium encodes:
- a CDS encoding ABC transporter permease has product MITIFQVAYKNLFRKKVRSLLTMVGIALSAWVLVSLLGFNRGYETSLNRDIDNMGFQLMIMAKGCPYEAATLMLKGGTGLRYMDESIMKDIMKESEVEKITPILMSAVFDPNKGANGGIAGYFGVEPKSFAEMKPFLKFRQGKWFTDTNSHEAVMGFEAAELEQREVGDMILMPEKNVQFKVVGILDRTGTQDDGTVFVPLNTLQKIFNRPNEITTIGIKLKKGVDSGHLEEKLYKLPDVQIVSLAQVKDTIMKLISTAKVMVLSIAIIAIMIAMVGVVNTILTSVWERFQEIGILKTIGAMPWDVFKLIWMETLMLCAIGGVLGIIFALTLSRITDIVMRRILPYAPGGGLVLIDLKLIVITLIGILCIGLLSGIYPAWRAGRIRPLEAIRGEAGR; this is encoded by the coding sequence ATGATCACCATATTTCAGGTAGCTTATAAAAATCTCTTCAGAAAAAAGGTGCGAAGCCTTTTGACCATGGTCGGCATCGCCCTTTCAGCGTGGGTCCTTGTGAGTTTACTGGGGTTCAACCGCGGCTACGAGACCTCTCTTAACAGGGATATTGACAACATGGGCTTCCAACTGATGATCATGGCCAAAGGCTGTCCCTATGAAGCTGCTACCCTGATGCTCAAGGGAGGGACAGGACTGCGCTATATGGACGAGTCCATCATGAAGGATATTATGAAAGAATCTGAAGTGGAAAAGATCACGCCGATCCTTATGTCAGCCGTTTTTGATCCGAATAAAGGGGCAAACGGGGGTATAGCCGGATACTTCGGGGTGGAACCCAAAAGTTTCGCCGAAATGAAACCCTTTCTCAAATTCAGACAGGGCAAGTGGTTTACTGATACAAACAGTCATGAGGCTGTCATGGGTTTTGAGGCGGCTGAGCTTGAACAGCGCGAAGTGGGCGATATGATCCTTATGCCGGAAAAGAACGTCCAGTTCAAGGTGGTGGGTATTTTAGACAGAACAGGCACGCAGGACGACGGAACAGTCTTTGTACCCCTCAATACACTACAGAAGATATTCAATAGACCCAACGAAATCACTACCATAGGCATCAAATTAAAAAAGGGTGTTGACAGCGGGCACCTTGAGGAAAAACTGTATAAGCTGCCTGATGTCCAGATAGTAAGTCTGGCCCAGGTGAAAGACACCATTATGAAGCTTATTTCCACTGCAAAGGTGATGGTGCTCTCCATAGCGATCATTGCTATTATGATAGCCATGGTCGGAGTAGTAAACACAATCCTCACGTCAGTCTGGGAAAGATTTCAGGAGATCGGTATTCTAAAAACCATCGGCGCCATGCCCTGGGACGTATTTAAACTGATCTGGATGGAAACCCTCATGCTTTGCGCAATAGGCGGCGTTCTCGGCATTATCTTTGCGCTTACACTTTCAAGGATAACGGATATAGTAATGCGCCGTATTCTGCCTTACGCCCCTGGCGGCGGTCTCGTACTCATTGATCTGAAACTTATTGTAATCACGCTGATTGGAATCCTTTGCATCGGACTCTTAAGCGGCATTTATCCCGCATGGAGAGCAGGCAGGATAAGGCCCCTGGAGGCAATCAGGGGGGAGGCAGGCAGATGA
- a CDS encoding ABC transporter ATP-binding protein, which produces MSQNVIEAINLTRIYSRGVEEVISVNSVSFRINAGDFVSIIGPSGSGKTTLINLLGCLDNPTSGELFLDGRSIFGKKKRLSERELTKIRRETFGYIFQNFYLIPTLNVSENVMLPLTFYRKPGTEKETEKLLALMGIDHRKDHLPGQISGGEMQRVAIARAMVNKPKILLADEPTGNLDTKRSEEIVKVLQGLSRSEGLTVIMVTHNQELARYADRMLEMRDGQISEIAVTAQNSTLEEPKTVIA; this is translated from the coding sequence ATGAGCCAGAATGTGATAGAAGCAATAAACCTTACCAGAATCTATTCCCGTGGAGTCGAAGAGGTAATTTCCGTAAATAGCGTCTCTTTCCGGATCAACGCGGGGGACTTCGTTTCCATTATAGGGCCTTCGGGGTCGGGCAAAACCACACTGATCAACCTTCTCGGTTGTCTTGATAATCCCACGTCAGGGGAGCTTTTTCTCGATGGCCGATCAATCTTCGGTAAGAAAAAACGCCTTTCTGAACGTGAATTGACAAAAATAAGGAGAGAGACATTCGGCTATATCTTCCAGAATTTCTATCTCATCCCGACCCTGAATGTGTCAGAAAACGTGATGCTGCCCCTTACATTTTATCGTAAGCCGGGCACGGAGAAGGAAACGGAAAAACTGCTTGCCCTTATGGGCATAGACCACCGGAAGGATCATCTCCCGGGTCAGATATCAGGCGGCGAGATGCAGAGGGTGGCAATAGCAAGGGCCATGGTAAATAAGCCGAAAATACTCCTGGCCGATGAGCCGACTGGAAACCTTGATACAAAACGTTCCGAAGAAATTGTAAAGGTTCTTCAAGGACTCAGCAGGAGTGAAGGTCTGACAGTCATCATGGTGACTCATAATCAGGAATTGGCCCGCTATGCAGACCGTATGCTCGAAATGAGAGATGGACAGATTAGTGAGATTGCAGTTACGGCTCAGAATAGTACCCTGGAAGAACCAAAAACCGTGATAGCCTAA